One genomic segment of Hordeum vulgare subsp. vulgare chromosome 2H, MorexV3_pseudomolecules_assembly, whole genome shotgun sequence includes these proteins:
- the LOC123429687 gene encoding uncharacterized protein LOC123429687 isoform X1 translates to MEGKLEKRGENSFPSPKSARHADGNPGRAKPAMVKPRADAAAAASLAATDALPAPNQGTTAGARKRKAPATEKAPRKPRKRQVEEPIQIPVYYGCRKEDSFSVHGDDLIQDCPAIYADNICAHIVGELPLQPQSMSLVDLQLWVFKLFRLHPETQDLHIKGFLKQRKNDPYNEEDPDWYLEYYQWDTHEFYSDKYWRSFANKLKKKRNVTQKFMLYVESSEIRHYDILLKAVNDDYSQQVPVVLPGTESLSNCEFRFRYLKEHLAVTAEEMAVYLTRHYGEQVTPSEAWRARQMALEKEFGTFYDSYNFAPRLLKEISRKNSGGFVDIKDAEVAGCKDFRVLQRIFWVFGQCLQAFGACRPVLCIKGAPLCGKYQGVLLTAVALDANGFSIPVAFAITECETKESWLWFLRNLGRAVVDQPDACIIHDYKKELIDAVADLLNSRRRQGLKAESRWCMEHLAENFYAYFGDKNLVMMFKKLCQQKQQHKFDKLWKELDELTSKYMAEKECGASEEVQQGSVKHNETELQEQSPSSQPDSVEDGMEGDHADDSKGKITKFSDWIRLKPMDKWSLVHDSNGARYGIMGTDIIDVYKNDPVLKGITCLPLSAIVEVTFLRLEVYFKNTSAAANKAIGNPSVSFPERIQDGMNSKVQKAEMHQVLGGEEALKFTVKLRQRQVAVNMKSEYTHNMGKSKGSTTRKTATCSCNKPQLLHKPCSHVIAVCCHIGLSTAEYMSPYYSLTCLGRTWSKKFNEFPCNYRKKIPRYYRDIRPFERETPIWIPDKRLERGLPVYLLSDTVQTAVVDEEQPCTTEDESVADNEATKTH, encoded by the exons ATGGAGGGAAAACTTGAGAAGCGAGGGGAAAACTCTTTCCCGTCCCCCAAAAGCGCGCGCCACGCCGACGGAAACCCTGGCCGCGCGAAGCCGGCGATGGTGAAACCACGCGCCGACGCCGCTGCAGCCGCCTCCCTCGCCGCGACCGACGCACTCCCCGCCCCCAACCAG GGTACAACAGCCGGCGCGAGGAAGCGGAAGGCCCCGGCGACGGAGAAGGCTCCGAGGAAGCCTCGCAAGCGGCAG GTTGAAGAACCGATCCAGATCCCTGTGTACTACGGGTGTAGAAAAGAAGATTCTTTCAGCGTGCACGGCGATGATTTAATTCAAGATTGCCCAGCCATTTATGCAGACAACATATGTGCGCACATAGTCGGCGAGCTACCCCTGCAGCCCCAGTCGATGTCACTGGTGGATCTACAGCTGTGGGTCTTCAAGCTGTTCAGGCTCCATCCAGAAACACAAGATCTCCATATTAAGGGGTTCCTCAAACAACGCAAAAATGACCCGTATAACGAAGAGGATCCGGACTGGTATTTGGAGTACTACCAGTGGGACACTCATGAATTTTATAGTGACAAATACTGGAGATCCTTTGCCAATAAATTAAAGAAAAAGAGAAATGTGACTCAGAAGTTCATGTTGTATGTGGAATCCTCTGAGATCAGGCACTATGACATATTGCTCAAAGCTGTAAATGATGATTACTCTCAACAGGTGCCAGTTGTGTTGCCCGGGACGGAAAGCCTGTCAAATTGTGAATTCCGCTTCCGCTATCTTAAGGAACACCTGGCAGTTACAGCTGAGGAAATGGCAGTTTATCTTACTCGTCACTATGGCGAGCAGGTTACTCCCTCTGAGgcgtggagggcaagacagatggCACTGGAGAAGGAATTCGGTACCTTTTATGATTCATACAACTTTGCCCCAAGGTTACTTAAGGAAATATCACGGAAAAACTCTGGTGGTTTTGTAGACATCAAGGATGCAGAG GTTGCAGGGTGTAAGGATTTTCGTGTCCTCCAGCGTATATTTTGGGTGTTTGGACAATGCTTACAGGCCTTTGGTGCCTGTCGCCCTGTGCTGTGCATTAAAGGCGCACCCCTATGCGGGAAATATCAAGGGGTGCTGCTGACGGCTGTAGCATTAGATGCAAATGGTTTCTCCATTCCAGTAGCATTTGCCATCACTGAGTGCGAGACAAAGGAAAGCTGGCTGTGGTTTCTTAGGAATTTGGGGCGAGCAGTGGTTGATCAACCTGATGCCTGCATTATACACGACTACAAAAAGGAGTTGATCGACGCCGTAGCGGATCTTCTGAATTCCCGTCGACGACAAGGGCTGAAAGCAGAAAGCCGCTGGTGCATGGAACACCTTGCTGAAAACTTCTATGCCTATTTTGGCGACAAGAACCTGGTGATGATGTTCAAGAAACTttgtcagcagaagcaacaacataAGTTTGATAAACTCTGGAAGGAGCTCGATGAGTTGACGTCCAAATATATGGCAGAGAAAGAATGTGGTGCTAGTGAGGAAGTGCAGCAGGGGTCAGTCAAGCACAATGAGACAGAGCTTCAGGAGCAAAGCCCATCCAGCCAGCCTGATTCAGTGGAGGATGGGATGGAAGGAGATCATGCCGATGACAGCAAAGGAAAGATAACAAAGTTCTCTGATTGGATTCGTCTGAAACCAATGGATAAGTGGTCACTGGTGCATGATAGCAACGGCGCAAGATATGGCATCATGGGCACTGATATAATCGATGTATATAAGAACGATCCTGTACTGAAAGGTATAACGTGCCTTCCACTCAGTGCGATCGTGGAGGTGACATTCCTGCGCTTGGAAGTGTACTTCAAAAATACAAGTGCCGCCGCAAACAAAGCAATCGGCAACCCATCAGTTAGCTTCCCGGAGCGTATCCAGGATGGCATGAACTCCAAAGTGCAGAAAGCTGAGATGCATCAAGTTCTTGGGGGTGAAGAGGCTCTGAAATTCACGGTGAAGTTGAGGCAGAGGCAGGTTGCCGTAAACATGAAGTCGGAATATACACACAACATGGGTAAGTCTAAAGGATCCACAACTCGAAAAACTGCTACCTGTTCATGCAACAAGCCGCAGCTGCTTCACAAGCCTTGCTCTCATGTCATTGCCGTCTGTTGTCATATTGGGCTTAGCACTGCTGAATACATGTCCCCATACTACAGCCTGACTTGTCTAGGCAGGACCTGGAGTAAAAAATTCAATGAGTTCCCATGCAACTACAGAAAAAAAATTCCACGCTACTACAGAGATATTAGACCATTTGAACGTGAAACACCAATTTGGATCCCAGACAAAAGATTGGAGCGTGGTCTTCCTGTTTATCTGTTGTCTGACACCGTACAAACTGCTGTTGTCGATGAAGAGCAACCGTGCACAACTGAAGATGAATCAGTTGCAGACAATGAAGCAACAAAAACACACTAA
- the LOC123429688 gene encoding calmodulin-like — translation MAGRRWLLWPGGLTVEEFKEWLKQFDVDGDGRISRAELRKAIRSRGVWFATLRAGRAIRHADRDKSGYVEDAEIENLVAFAQKDLGMKISAW, via the coding sequence ATGGCAGGGCGGAGGTGGCTCCTCTGGCCGGGAGGGCTCACGGTGGAGGAATTCAAGGAGTGGCTGAAGCAGTTCGACGTGGACGGCGACGGCCGGATCAGCAGGGCCGAGCTCCGCAAGGCCATCCGCAGCCGGGGGGTCTGGTTCGCCACCCTCAGGGCCGGCCGAGCCATCCGTCACGCCGACAGGGACAAGAGCGGCTACGTCGAAGACGCCGAGATTGAGAATCTCGTCGCATTCGCGCAGAAAGACCTCGGCATGAAGATCTCTGCCTGGTAG
- the LOC123429687 gene encoding uncharacterized protein LOC123429687 isoform X2 produces MEGKLEKRGENSFPSPKSARHADGNPGRAKPAMVKPRADAAAAASLAATDALPAPNQGTTAGARKRKAPATEKAPRKPRKRQVEEPIQIPVYYGCRKEDSFSVHGDDLIQDCPAIYADNICAHIVGELPLQPQSMSLVDLQLWVFKLFRLHPETQDLHIKGFLKQRKNDPYNEEDPDWYLEYYQWDTHEFYSDKYWRSFANKLKKKRNVTQKFMLYVESSEIRHYDILLKAVNDDYSQQVPVVLPGTESLSNCEFRFRYLKEHLAVTAEEMAVYLTRHYGEQVTPSEAWRARQMALEKEFGTFYDSYNFAPRLLKEISRKNSGGFVDIKDAEVAGCKDFRVLQRIFWVFGQCLQAFGACRPVLCIKGAPLCGKYQGVLLTAVALDANGFSIPVAFAITECETKESWLWFLRNLGRAVVDQPDACIIHDYKKELIDAVADLLNSRRRQGLKAESRWCMEHLAENFYAYFGDKNLVMMFKKLCQQKQQHKFDKLWKELDELTSKYMAEKECGASEEVQQGSVKHNETELQEQSPSSQPDSVEDGMEGDHADDSKGKITKFSDWIRLKPMDKWSLVHDSNGARYGIMGTDIIDVYKNDPVLKGITCLPLSAIVEVTFLRLEVYFKNTSAAANKAIGNPSVSFPERIQDGMNSKVQKAEMHQVLGGEEALKFTVKLRQRQVAVNMKSEYTHNMGKSKGSTTRKTATCSCNKPQLLHKPCSHVIAVCCHIGLSTAEYMSPYYSLTCLGRTWSKKFNEFPCNYRKKIPRYYRDIRPFERETPIWIPDKRLERGLPVYLLSDTVQTAVVDEEQPCTTEDESVADNEATKTH; encoded by the exons ATGGAGGGAAAACTTGAGAAGCGAGGGGAAAACTCTTTCCCGTCCCCCAAAAGCGCGCGCCACGCCGACGGAAACCCTGGCCGCGCGAAGCCGGCGATGGTGAAACCACGCGCCGACGCCGCTGCAGCCGCCTCCCTCGCCGCGACCGACGCACTCCCCGCCCCCAACCAG GGTACAACAGCCGGCGCGAGGAAGCGGAAGGCCCCGGCGACGGAGAAGGCTCCGAGGAAGCCTCGCAAGCGGCAG GTTGAAGAACCGATCCAGATCCCTGTGTACTACGGGTGTAGAAAAGAAGATTCTTTCAGCGTGCACGGCGATGATTTAATTCAAGATTGCCCAGCCATTTATGCAGACAACATATGTGCGCACATAGTCGGCGAGCTACCCCTGCAGCCCCAGTCGATGTCACTGGTGGATCTACAGCTGTGGGTCTTCAAGCTGTTCAGGCTCCATCCAGAAACACAAGATCTCCATATTAAGGGGTTCCTCAAACAACGCAAAAATGACCCGTATAACGAAGAGGATCCGGACTGGTATTTGGAGTACTACCAGTGGGACACTCATGAATTTTATAGTGACAAATACTGGAGATCCTTTGCCAATAAATTAAAGAAAAAGAGAAATGTGACTCAGAAGTTCATGTTGTATGTGGAATCCTCTGAGATCAGGCACTATGACATATTGCTCAAAGCTGTAAATGATGATTACTCTCAACAGGTGCCAGTTGTGTTGCCCGGGACGGAAAGCCTGTCAAATTGTGAATTCCGCTTCCGCTATCTTAAGGAACACCTGGCAGTTACAGCTGAGGAAATGGCAGTTTATCTTACTCGTCACTATGGCGAGCAG GTTACTCCCTCTGAGgcgtggagggcaagacagatggCACTGGAGAAGGAATTCGGTACCTTTTATGATTCATACAACTTTGCCCCAAGGTTACTTAAGGAAATATCACGGAAAAACTCTGGTGGTTTTGTAGACATCAAGGATGCAGAGGTTGCAGGGTGTAAGGATTTTCGTGTCCTCCAGCGTATATTTTGGGTGTTTGGACAATGCTTACAGGCCTTTGGTGCCTGTCGCCCTGTGCTGTGCATTAAAGGCGCACCCCTATGCGGGAAATATCAAGGGGTGCTGCTGACGGCTGTAGCATTAGATGCAAATGGTTTCTCCATTCCAGTAGCATTTGCCATCACTGAGTGCGAGACAAAGGAAAGCTGGCTGTGGTTTCTTAGGAATTTGGGGCGAGCAGTGGTTGATCAACCTGATGCCTGCATTATACACGACTACAAAAAGGAGTTGATCGACGCCGTAGCGGATCTTCTGAATTCCCGTCGACGACAAGGGCTGAAAGCAGAAAGCCGCTGGTGCATGGAACACCTTGCTGAAAACTTCTATGCCTATTTTGGCGACAAGAACCTGGTGATGATGTTCAAGAAACTttgtcagcagaagcaacaacataAGTTTGATAAACTCTGGAAGGAGCTCGATGAGTTGACGTCCAAATATATGGCAGAGAAAGAATGTGGTGCTAGTGAGGAAGTGCAGCAGGGGTCAGTCAAGCACAATGAGACAGAGCTTCAGGAGCAAAGCCCATCCAGCCAGCCTGATTCAGTGGAGGATGGGATGGAAGGAGATCATGCCGATGACAGCAAAGGAAAGATAACAAAGTTCTCTGATTGGATTCGTCTGAAACCAATGGATAAGTGGTCACTGGTGCATGATAGCAACGGCGCAAGATATGGCATCATGGGCACTGATATAATCGATGTATATAAGAACGATCCTGTACTGAAAGGTATAACGTGCCTTCCACTCAGTGCGATCGTGGAGGTGACATTCCTGCGCTTGGAAGTGTACTTCAAAAATACAAGTGCCGCCGCAAACAAAGCAATCGGCAACCCATCAGTTAGCTTCCCGGAGCGTATCCAGGATGGCATGAACTCCAAAGTGCAGAAAGCTGAGATGCATCAAGTTCTTGGGGGTGAAGAGGCTCTGAAATTCACGGTGAAGTTGAGGCAGAGGCAGGTTGCCGTAAACATGAAGTCGGAATATACACACAACATGGGTAAGTCTAAAGGATCCACAACTCGAAAAACTGCTACCTGTTCATGCAACAAGCCGCAGCTGCTTCACAAGCCTTGCTCTCATGTCATTGCCGTCTGTTGTCATATTGGGCTTAGCACTGCTGAATACATGTCCCCATACTACAGCCTGACTTGTCTAGGCAGGACCTGGAGTAAAAAATTCAATGAGTTCCCATGCAACTACAGAAAAAAAATTCCACGCTACTACAGAGATATTAGACCATTTGAACGTGAAACACCAATTTGGATCCCAGACAAAAGATTGGAGCGTGGTCTTCCTGTTTATCTGTTGTCTGACACCGTACAAACTGCTGTTGTCGATGAAGAGCAACCGTGCACAACTGAAGATGAATCAGTTGCAGACAATGAAGCAACAAAAACACACTAA